The Cupriavidus necator DNA window CGCGTCGCCGGCCTGGAGCACCAGTGCGGTGTCGATGATGTCCTGGCTGGTGGCGCCCCAGTGGACAAAGCGCGCCGCCTCGGCATCGCGCGCGGCCACGGCGGCGGTCAGTTGCCTGACGAAGGGAATCGCGAGATTGCCGGCAGCGACTGCGGCTTGCGCAAGCGCGTCGCGGTCAATGATGCCGGGATCGCGGCAGACGTCGGAGATCACGGCCGCGGCCGCGGCAGGGATCACGCCGCTGTCCGCTTCGGCGCGCGCGAGCGCGGCCTCCACGGCAAGCATGCGCTGCACCGTGCCGGCGTCGGAGAAAATGTCCAGCACGGCCGGGCTGCCGGACATGGGATCGGTAAGACGCGTAGCGGTTGGCATTGGGGGCGATGGGTAGCGTGAGTGGCCGTGACATCGACGGCCACCCGATTATGCGTCTGTTGCCGGCAGCGAGTGCCTCAGATATCGAAGAACACCGTCTCGCCCTGCCCCTGCAGCGCCACATCCCAGCGCAGCGTGCCGTTGCCGGCATCGCTGGCAATCAGCGTGCCGCGGCGCTCGGCGGGGACCAGCGCCAGCACGGCATCGGCGGCATTGGCGGCCGCTTCGTCCGGGAAGTACATGCGCGTGGCGACATGCTTGACCAGCCCGCGCATGAACACCGACACCATGATGTGCGGCGCCTGCGGCCGGCCGTCCGGGCCGGGCACGGTGCCGGGCTTGACGGTGACAAAGCGGAACGAG harbors:
- the pcaG gene encoding protocatechuate 3,4-dioxygenase subunit alpha, with the protein product MLYATASQTVGPYLHIGLSGLNCADLTASAPELAGQRIVIEGRVTDADGEPVPDGMVEIWQANPAGRYRHPDDARELPLVPGFTGFGRVPTEADGSFRFVTVKPGTVPGPDGRPQAPHIMVSVFMRGLVKHVATRMYFPDEAAANAADAVLALVPAERRGTLIASDAGNGTLRWDVALQGQGETVFFDI